CCTGATCTTCTCAAGGAGTTCCTTCATTATCTTTTATAGCGGCTCCGGTCCATAACGCCGATCCCCGGCGGGATGGCGCTCCGGTGGTGCGGCTGGTGCTGTATACCGCGCGGCATTTCGCGCGGCTTTTCTTTCCGCTCCGGCGGGCGCTGCCCGCCCGAGGCGCGGACGGCCACCAGCACGCGGCAGGAGTTCTCCAGCGCGGAGGCGTACTTGTAGGCCTCTTCCAGCGAGCGGCCGACGGCAAAACTGCCGTGGCCCTTGACCACCGCCACGACGCTCGGCGGCTGCAAGAAGGTCGGCAGCAGCCGGGCCAGCTCGTCGGAAGCGATGGCGTTGTGGGCGCGGACGATGGCCGCCGAGCGGAAGACCGCCAGCCCCTCGGCGTCCTGCGGGATGATCTTGTTGTCGGTCAGGGAAACGGCGATCGCGCTCGCCGAGTGGGTGTGGACGATCGCGTCGGTCTTGCATTCCCGGTAGATCGCCCGGTGGGTCGGGAGCTCTTTCGAGGCTTCCTTGTCCGTCTCCCCCGGCTCCAGGCCGACCTCCATAATATCACCCTCGCGCAGGTCGCCCAGCATCACGTCGCGCCGGGAGATAAAGATCCGGTCCCCCTGCTTGACGCTGAAGTCGCCGCCGTGCGAGTCGACCAAGCCCTCCGTGAACAGCATCCGTCCGATCCGTTTAAACTCGTCTAACATTCATTTCCTCCTTCTTGATCATTAACTCAGCGCCGCGAACTCGGCGCTTTTCCTGACCGCCGCGAACCGCTCCACTATCTCCTTATACTTCAGAGTCTTCATCCGGTCAAGGCTGAAGTCCTCGATGTTGAACGACGCCATGACCGAACCGACGATGACCGCCTGGCGGATGTTCGCGTCGCAGAGGTCGCCGCTCTTGGCCAGGTGCCCGATGAACGCCCCGCCGAAACTGTCGCCCGCCCCGGTCGGGTCGCGCAGCAGCTCCTGCGGGTACGACGGCGCGGTAAAACTCCCCTCCTTGGTGAACATCAGCGCCCCGTGCTCCCCTTTCTTGACGATGACCCCCCGGCAGCCGAGCTCCAGCAGCCGCCGCGCGGCCAGCGGGATGTTGGGCGTCTCCATGAACTGGCGGATCTCGCCGTCGTTCAAGACCAGGAAGTCGACTTGCCTGCTCACTTCGTGGAGCGCGGCCCGCTTGCTCTCGATCCAGAAGTTCATCGTGTCGGCAACCAGCAGCCGCGTCCCCTGGAGCTGGGCGATCACTTTCAGCTGCAGCTCGGGATCGACGTTAGCCAGAAAAACGTACGGCGCCGACCGCAGCGCCGCCGGGACCTGCGGGTCGAACTGCGCCAGGACGTTGAGCCGGGTCGCAAGCGTATGCGCCTGGTTCATGTCGTACTCGTAAAAGCCGCCCCAGCGGAACGTCGGACCGTCCAGCCGCTGCAGGGCGGACAGGTCGATCCCCCGCGAGCGGAGAAAGTCCAGGTGCGCCGGCGGGAAATCTCCGCCGATCGGGCCGATCAGGGCCGGCTTAACAAAGAAACTGGCGGCGACCGACGCGTAAACGCCCGAGCCGCCGAGGATCTCTTTTTTTTCGCCAAACGGGGTCTTGATCGAGTCGAGCGCGATCGTCCCCACGATCAGAACGGACAAATTACCCTCCCAGAATATAGTGGATGATAAACCCCTGCAGCAGCCAGAGTAAAACAATTCCGGCGAACGGGGAAAAATCAAAACCGATCTTGTCGGGCGGCAAGCCGAGCCGGATCGTGACCAGCAGCGGATCGGTCGCCCGGTGCAACACCCTTATTATAGCATTATTTGGCGGCAGGGGGAGCCAGGGAATTACCGCCTCGGCGACCAGCAGCAGGTAGCCGGCCGCGAACAGCACGTTGATCGCCAGTATTACCGTCCCCATTTAGCGCTCAGCACCCCGGATTTTTTCGCCGCCGCCCGGACCGCGCCGGACAACGCGGCGACTAACCGGAATTTTTCCAGGACCGCCAGCCCCTCGATCGTCGTTCCGCCGGGCGAGGTGACCATCCGCCGGAGCTCTTTCAGCGAATGGACGGTCTGTTTGGCCGTCTGCGCCGCACCGATCACCGTCTGGATCGCCAGCTGCTCCGCGACGGCGAACGGCAAACCCTGGGCGACCCCGCCTTCGGTCAATGCTTCCATGATCAGGTAGACAAAAGCCGGGCCCGAACCGGATAAGCCGGTGACCGCGTCCATCCATTTCTCCGGAACCTCGACCACTTCGCCAACTTTATTGAATATCTCTTTGGCGACTCGTGACTCGCGACCCGTGACCCCCTTCCCCTTGGCCAAGGCGGTGATCCCCTGTCCGACCAGCGCTGGGTTATTCGGCATCGTCCGGATGATCCGGCAGCCAGGGAGTTTCTTTTGCAAATAACTAATGGGTATCCCTGCCGCAATTGAAATAATAAGCTTACGCCCCCCAGCCCCTAGTCCCTTAGTCCCCAGCCCCTCAATTGCTTCGGCAATTTGTTGCGGCTTCACCGCCAGGACAACGACATCCGCCCCGGCGAACGCCTCAGCGTTGGACTTTGCGATCGTTATCTTATACTGAGACTTAAGCAGCCGCAACCGTTTAGCGTCGACATCAGAGACGATCACTTGAACCGACTTACCAAGGCCGGCTATAAGCGCTTCGGCCATTTTGCCGCCGCCGAGGAAAGCGATCTTATTAGAAAGTTTTGAGGTCATTGAGTTTCTCCTTGATAACTGCGGTCCGGTAAATTATAGCGGCAGCCTCGCCTCGGGTCAATTTTTCCTCCGGCTGCAGTTCGGTCGTCTTCAGGTAATCAAGCAAGCCGGCTTCCTTGGCCGCGGTCACTTCGGCAACCGCCCAGTGGCGGGCGGGAATGTCGGCATAGGGCGCTTCACTCACCCGCGGCTTGCCCAGTTTGTCGAACCGGCCGACCATTAAGATCCCTTCCAGCCGGCTGATATTATCATTCGGTTTGAACGTCCCGTCCGGATACCCGCTCGCGATAAAGGCCGCAACTGCCTGGTCGATGTAGCCACTGGCCCAGTGCTTGGCCGGAACATCCTCGAACCTTGTCCCGGGTTGCAAGTCGCGGATCGCGGGTCTTGCTTTGATCAACAAAGAACAAAGCTCCGCCCGCGTGATCTTGCCATCAGGCCGGAAGTTGCCGTCCGGATAGCCGGCGATCACGCCCATGGTGGCCAAATACTCGATCGCTTCCTTATTAACATTGCCGTCATTAACGTCGGGGAAAGAGGCCAGCATCAAGACCCGGCGGTCAAGCTGCTGCAAGATCTTCCCGTTCCGGTCGACCGCCAACAGGGGGACCACGTTTTTCGTCCGTTTGAGCTGCTGTTCTGTGCTGAAGCGGCCGTTGTCATCGGGAGTGATCAGCTCGTCGCCGACCTGCACCCGGTGGACGCGGCTGGTCGTCGTCCGGCCGCTGACCGTGATCTTATCGGCGTAAGCAGTCGACCAGCCCGGCGGCTGAGTAACGACCAACAGGTCTTTGGGCAGCGGCAGCTCGCCGACCCCGTAGGAGATGGAGAAATAATGCGTATCGTTATCAGCCAAGTTCGAGTACTGGTGGAAAGCGTAATCAAAGCGGAAATCGCGGAACGTCAAACCCAACCCGGCCGTCAGATTATTAGCTACGCCAGCCGTGCTCCCCGAACCGGTAATGTCCTGGTCAAGGCCGATCCGGAAGGCCAGCATTTTGAGTGGCTGCCATTCAAGGCCAAGCCGGTATTGCGGCGGGATGCTGGTAATAAGGAACGAATATTCGCCGTCGAGCGAGGCGGTCAGCTTTTGCTCGCCGTACTGTTCCAGCCCGTCATCGCCGATCAGCCGGAGGGCACCGCCTAAGCGGAACAGCATCGGCAGGTATTCATTAGTCCCGTCGTTCCAGCTGACTTTGCCGCCGGCCGCGAAGGGAAGCGCGTTATTGAGCGAAGCGCCGAGCCGGAGCGGCTCGCTGACTTGCGCCTGGAGGCCAAGGTCGACGTTCCAGCCGGAGAAGGTCTGCGACATCCCGGGCCCGGTCAGGCCGCCAAAATAAAGCTTGGCTGTCGAACCGGCCGTCACTTTCT
This window of the Candidatus Margulisiibacteriota bacterium genome carries:
- a CDS encoding S-layer homology domain-containing protein, with translation MLKKQLLAAIFIGCFVFSAAAEYRIAVDPIAIGVGARPLGMGKAFTAIEGDPAVIFMNPAGLGTVDRLKLSSMGGKLLNEYNYLNLAATWPVPKGSMGIAYVGSGISFLTSGGTVDAGSGIIYPTTTEGSTFSNANNVLLLAWALPLSKKVTAGSTAKLYFGGLTGPGMSQTFSGWNVDLGLQAQVSEPLRLGASLNNALPFAAGGKVSWNDGTNEYLPMLFRLGGALRLIGDDGLEQYGEQKLTASLDGEYSFLITSIPPQYRLGLEWQPLKMLAFRIGLDQDITGSGSTAGVANNLTAGLGLTFRDFRFDYAFHQYSNLADNDTHYFSISYGVGELPLPKDLLVVTQPPGWSTAYADKITVSGRTTTSRVHRVQVGDELITPDDNGRFSTEQQLKRTKNVVPLLAVDRNGKILQQLDRRVLMLASFPDVNDGNVNKEAIEYLATMGVIAGYPDGNFRPDGKITRAELCSLLIKARPAIRDLQPGTRFEDVPAKHWASGYIDQAVAAFIASGYPDGTFKPNDNISRLEGILMVGRFDKLGKPRVSEAPYADIPARHWAVAEVTAAKEAGLLDYLKTTELQPEEKLTRGEAAAIIYRTAVIKEKLNDLKTF
- the proC gene encoding pyrroline-5-carboxylate reductase produces the protein MTSKLSNKIAFLGGGKMAEALIAGLGKSVQVIVSDVDAKRLRLLKSQYKITIAKSNAEAFAGADVVVLAVKPQQIAEAIEGLGTKGLGAGGRKLIISIAAGIPISYLQKKLPGCRIIRTMPNNPALVGQGITALAKGKGVTGRESRVAKEIFNKVGEVVEVPEKWMDAVTGLSGSGPAFVYLIMEALTEGGVAQGLPFAVAEQLAIQTVIGAAQTAKQTVHSLKELRRMVTSPGGTTIEGLAVLEKFRLVAALSGAVRAAAKKSGVLSAKWGR
- a CDS encoding class II aldolase/adducin family protein, giving the protein MLDEFKRIGRMLFTEGLVDSHGGDFSVKQGDRIFISRRDVMLGDLREGDIMEVGLEPGETDKEASKELPTHRAIYRECKTDAIVHTHSASAIAVSLTDNKIIPQDAEGLAVFRSAAIVRAHNAIASDELARLLPTFLQPPSVVAVVKGHGSFAVGRSLEEAYKYASALENSCRVLVAVRASGGQRPPERKEKPREMPRGIQHQPHHRSAIPPGIGVMDRSRYKR
- a CDS encoding PfkB family carbohydrate kinase encodes the protein MSVLIVGTIALDSIKTPFGEKKEILGGSGVYASVAASFFVKPALIGPIGGDFPPAHLDFLRSRGIDLSALQRLDGPTFRWGGFYEYDMNQAHTLATRLNVLAQFDPQVPAALRSAPYVFLANVDPELQLKVIAQLQGTRLLVADTMNFWIESKRAALHEVSRQVDFLVLNDGEIRQFMETPNIPLAARRLLELGCRGVIVKKGEHGALMFTKEGSFTAPSYPQELLRDPTGAGDSFGGAFIGHLAKSGDLCDANIRQAVIVGSVMASFNIEDFSLDRMKTLKYKEIVERFAAVRKSAEFAALS
- a CDS encoding YggT family protein, coding for MGTVILAINVLFAAGYLLLVAEAVIPWLPLPPNNAIIRVLHRATDPLLVTIRLGLPPDKIGFDFSPFAGIVLLWLLQGFIIHYILGG